Proteins encoded by one window of Melopsittacus undulatus isolate bMelUnd1 chromosome 21, bMelUnd1.mat.Z, whole genome shotgun sequence:
- the SMUG1 gene encoding LOW QUALITY PROTEIN: single-strand selective monofunctional uracil DNA glycosylase (The sequence of the model RefSeq protein was modified relative to this genomic sequence to represent the inferred CDS: inserted 2 bases in 1 codon), producing the protein MAEPEPEPEPEPDEWDPGPGSVPEQFLRLEQLQARALRALGPPGPTVTHIYRPLEYAWEPHSRFVRTFCTGPRSVLFVGMNPGPFGMGQTGVPFGEVQHVRDWLHIGGQVQRPDPEHPKRPVLGLNCPRSEVSGARFWGLIRRLCPDPQRFFTHCFVHNHCPLLFLSASGRNVPPSDLPPQHRGPILELCDQALVGAVRVLSTRLVLALGRFTEHRARRALRGGGXVRVEGLPHPSPRNPRANREWERMVLSRLRELGVLELLGGGRDDAEGGDGGEGQGVGDADGKEGTQ; encoded by the exons ATGGCGGAGCCGGAGCCAGAGCCGGAGCCAGAACCGGATGAGTGGGATCCGGGCCCCGGTTCGGTACCGGAGCAGTTCCTGcgcctggagcagctccaggcccGGGCGCTGCGGGCGCTGGGACCCCCGGGCCCCACTGTGACCCACATCTACCGGCCCCTGGAGTACGCGTGGGAGCCCCACAGCCGCTTCGTGCGCACCTTCTGCACCGGGCCCCGCAGCGTCCTCTTCGTGGGCATGAACCCAGGCCCCTTCGGCATGGGGCAGACCGGG GTCCCATTCGGAGAGGTCCAGCATGTCCGGGACTGGCTCCACATCGGGGGCCAGGTCCAGCGCCCGGATCCAGAGCACCCCAAGCGCCCAGTGCTGGGCTTGAACTGCCCCCGCTCCGAGGTGAGCGGCGCCCGCTTCTGGGGCCTCATCCGGCGCCTGTGCCCGGACCCACAGCGCTTCTTCACCCACTGCTTCGTCCACAACCACtgccccctcctcttcctcagcgCCTCCGGCCGCAACGTCCCCCCCAGCGacctccccccccagcaccgGGGCCCGATCCTGGAGCTGTGTGACCAGGCGCTGGTGGGTGCCGTACGGGTGCTGAGCACGCGCCTGGTGCTGGCCCTGGGCCGCTTCACCGAGCACCGCGCGCGCCGGgcgctgcgggggggggg ggtccgggtggaggggctgccccatccctccccccGTAACCCCCGAGCCAACCGGGAATGGGAACGGATGGTGCTGAGCCGCCTGCgggagctgggggtgctggagctgctggggggggggcgggaTGATGCtgaggggggggatgggggagaggggCAGGGGGTGGGGGATGCGGATGGGAAGGAGGGGACCCAGTGA
- the HNRNPA1 gene encoding heterogeneous nuclear ribonucleoprotein A1 produces MSKAESPKEPEQLRKLFIGGLSFETTDESLRSHFEQWGTLTDCVVMRDPNTKRSRGFGFVTYSSVEEVDAAMNARPHKVDGRVVEPKRAVSREDSQRPGAHLTVKKIFVGGIKEDTEEHHLRDYFGQYGKIEVIEIMTDRGSGKKRGFAFVTFDDHDSVDKIVIQKYHTVNGHNCEVRKALSKQEMASASASQRGRSGSGNFGGGGGRGGGFGANDNFNRGGNFGGRGYGGSGPGYSGGGGGGGGGGNRGYGGGSSTYDGYNNGGGGFGGSGGRRPARGPALAVRNGLSEAGTGSNFGGGGSYNDFGSYNNQAPNFGPMKGGNFGGRSSGPYGGGGYGSSSGGGSYGGRRF; encoded by the exons atgtCCAAGGCCGAG TCTCCAAAGGAGCCCGAGCAGCTCCGGAAGCTCTTCATTGGCGGCCTCAGCTTCGAAACCACAGACGAGAGCCTGCGCAGCCACTTCGAGCAATGGGGCACCCTGACCGACTGCGTG GTGATGAGGGACCCGAACACGAAGCGCTCCCGAGGCTTTGGCTTCGTCACGTACTCCTCGGTGGAAGAGGTGGACGCAGCCATGAACGCCCGACCCCACAAAGTGGACGGCAGAGTCGTTGAACCAAAGAGAGCCGTGTCCAGAGAG GATTCCCAGCGGCCTGGCGCTCACCTGACGGTCAAGAAGATCTTCGTGGGGGGCATCAAGGAGGACACGGAGGAGCATCACCTGCGGGACTACTTCGGGCAGTACGGCAAGATCGAGGTCATCGAGATCATGACCGACCGCGGCAGCGGCAAGAAGCGCGGCTTTGCCTTCGTCACCTTCGACGACCATGACTCTGTCGACAAGATCGTCA TCCAGAAGTACCACACTGTGAACGGGCACAACTGCGAGGTGAGGAAAGCCCTTTCCAAGCAGGAGATGGCCAGTGCCTCAGCCAGCCAGCGAg gCCGCAGCGGCTCCGGGAACTTcggtggtggtggtggccgCGGTGGTGGCTTCGGTGCCAATGACAACTTCAACCGCGGTGGCAACTTCGGTGGTCGGG GTTATGGTGGCAGCGGCCCCGGTTACTCCGGtggcggtggcggcggcggcggtggcggtAACCGGGGCtacggcggcggcagcagcacctACGATGGCTACAacaacgggggggggggattcGGTGGCAGCGGGGGCCGGCGGCCGGCAAGGGGCCCAGCACTGGCTGTGAGGAACGGGCTGTCCGAGGCAGGCACAG gcAGTAACTTCGGTGGGGGGGGCAGCTACAATGACTTCGGCAGTTACAACAACCAGGCCCCCAACTTCGGGCCCATGAAGGGAGGCAACTTCGGGGGCAGGAGCTCGGGGCCCTACGGCGGAG GTGGTTACGGGAGCTCGAGCGGCGGCGGCAGCTACGGGGGGAGGAGGTTTtaa
- the CBX5 gene encoding chromobox protein homolog 5 has protein sequence MGKRSKRAADSSSSADEEEYVVEKVLDRRVVKGQAEYLLKWKGFSEEHNTWEPEKNLDCPELISEFMRKYKKMKEGDGNRGREKAEGAKRKGLAAGGDDVKAKKKRESNDIARGFERGLEPEKIIGATDSCGDLMFLMKWKDTDEADLVLAKEANLKCPQIVIAFYEERLTWHAYPEDSDSKERDPPRS, from the exons ATGGGCAAGAGGAGCAAGCGGGCAGCAGACAGCTCTTCCTCGGCCGACGAGGAGGAGTATGTGGTGGAGAAGGTGCTGGACCGGCGCGTGGTGAAGGGCCAGGCCGAGTACCTGCTCAAGTGGAAGGGCTTCTCCGA GGAACACAACACTTGGGAACCGGAGAAGAACCTGGATTGCCCGGAGCTGATCTCGGAGTTTATGAGGAAGTACAAGAAGATGAAGGAAGGAGATGGGAACAGGGGACGGGAGAAGGCAGAAGGAGCCAAGAGGAAAGGGCTGGCGGCCGGAGGGGACGATGTCAAGGCCAAGAAGAAGAGGGAG AGCAACGACATCGCTCGGGGCTTCGAGCGGGGCCTGGAGCCAGAGAAGATCATTGGGGCCACGGACTCCTGCGGGGACCTCATGTTCCTCATGAAGTG GAAGGACACGGATGAAGCTGACCTGGTGCTGGCAAAGGAGGCGAACCTCAAGTGCCCCCAGATCGTCATTGCCTTCTATGAGGAGCGCCTCACCTGGCACGCGTACCCCGAGGACAGCGACAGCAAAGAGAGGGACCCCCCCCGGAGCTAA
- the COPZ1 gene encoding coatomer subunit zeta-1 — MEALILEPSLYTVKAVIILDNDGERLFAKYYDGSYPSTKEQRVFEKNIFSKTQRSDSEIALLEGLTVVYRSSIDLYFYVIGSPYENELMLTAVLNCLFDSLSQMLRKNVEKRALLENMEGLFLAVDEIVDGGVVLESDPQQVVHRVAVRGEDVPLTEQTVSQVLQAAKEQIKWTLLR, encoded by the exons ATGGAGGCGCTGATCCTG GAGCCCTCTCTCTACACTGTCAAAGCCGTCATCATCCTGGACAATGATGGCGAGAGGCTCTTCGCcaag TACTACGATGGCTCCTACCCCAGCACCAAGGAGCAGAGGGTCTTTGAGAAGAACATCTTCAGCAAGACCCAGCGCAGCGACA GTGAGATCGCGCTGCTGGAGGGGCTCACTGTGGTTTACAGGAGCAGCATCGACCTCTACTTCTATGTCATTGGCAGCCCCTATGAGAACGAG ctGATGCTCACGGCCGTCCTCAACTGCCTCTTTGATTCCCTCAGCCAGATGCTGCG GAAGAACGTGGAGAAGCGGGCGCTGCTGGAGAACATGGAGGGGCTCTTCCTGGCTGTGGATGAGATCGTGGATGGGGG GGTTGTATTGGAGAGCGACCCCCAGCAAGTGGTGCATCGCGTGGCTGTGCGG GGGGAGGATGTGCCCCTCACGGAGCAGACAGTGTCCCAG GTGCTGCAGGCGGCAAAGGAGCAGATCAAGTGGACGCTGCTGCGTTAA